The window CGTGTGGCTTATTCAGTGGTTTTACCACCGTATAAGGAAAAACAGGAATGTTATTGCATTGTTTGTTGGTGATACTGGTTCCGGCAAATCGTACTCATCTATAAGGCTTGCAGAAAGGCTGGATCCGAATTTCTCAGCAGACCGGATTGTGTTTACGGTCCAGGACTTTATACGATTAGTTAACTCGGATCTGCCTCGTGGAAGCGTTATAATATTCGATGACGCCGGTTTGGGAATACCAGCAAGGGAATGGCAGAACATGGCCTCAAAGATATTTGGACGAGCTACACAGGGATTCCGGTACAAGCAGATCCTGACATTTATTACAGTGCCCGATGAAAGCTTTATTGAGCGACAAAGCAGGAAACTGGTACATATTAAATTTGAAGCTACTGATGTCCAGGGCGTTATGAAGCCAAAGCTCACATCCAGGAATCCCTTTGACCCTGAAAGGCCACTGGCAAAATATCCAAGGATTCGCAGGGGAATATCTGAAATACAGATAAAGACAGTGAAATTTGCGTTGCCCAGCAAAGAACTGAGAGAAAAATATGAAGATGCAAAAAACAAATACATGCAAAACAAATTCAAGGATTTCGAAGATCAATTAAACATGATAGGACAAGGCAATACTGTAATGAAAAACGGGAAGCCTGCTATACATCTCCAGTGTGACGAATGTGGCTATGAATGGGATTATACTGGTTCCAGGGCAATGGCCAGATGCCCTAACTGTGACGGCCGCATATATATTGCAGATATAGAGGAAAAGGAGAATTCGGGTAGAAGGGTGAGATGCACCCATTGTGGCTATGCCTGGGAGTATTCCGGATCCGCGAAAAGAACAAAATGCCCTGATTGTGGTGGATATGTCAATACACGGACAGACAGGGAGGGGACAGCATAAATGAATGCAGGGATAATGGGAAATGGAATGGGATATCCCATTTATATCCCATCGCTTAAGACCCTTGGAATTTCAATGTGTAAATTCGAAAATGGGACATGGCGGTGGCTGCTTTCCTATTATTATATAAATATGAATAAGGAGGTGCATCCAGGAAAAATTTTCAAAAATTTTTTGGAGATTTATATCCAAAATTTAAAAATACTAAAATATACAAATGTGTAGATATAAGGTAAAAACCCTTTAAAATAGGGGGTAATATAATACCTGAAAGGAAATTTAACCGCCTTAAATCTTTTATAAAAAGGCGTCGAATAAAAATAATTCCTGGTATAATGCCGGGAAAAATGAAAAAGGAGGAAATATAGATATGTCAACTAGATGGATAACCAAAAAGAATGGAAACGAGAGTAAGCACATAAATATAGAGTCATATGGGACACCCAGGGAAGTGGAAATAAAGAAAATACCGCCTAAACCTGGAGAGCTTGAGAAGCAGGCATGGGGCATGCTGGATAATATGGCCAAGATTACAAACGTAGATAAGCTGTTATTGCAGATGAACAAGTACAGTGGAATGCTTGGGGATTACTCATCATTCAATTCAATGCTGATAGAATTTCAGGATCCCAATGCAACAATAGTCAGATCTAAAAATGAATGGAATTATTTCGGGCGAACTTTAAAGGAAGATGCCAGAGGTTTATCAGTGCTTTATCCTCTTGGGATTCCAAGGAAAGATATGCCAGGGAAAGTTAAGGCCTTTATTGAAAAGAAGCGGGAAGAAGGCCTTGATGATGAAACAATAGACAAGCTTGTCCAGGACAAATTTAACCTTGGAAGCACAGGGAACGCATACACATTTGGCACCGGCAATGTATATGATATATCACAGACAGATCCGATACCCGGGAAAGCAAAGCCTGTAAAGGAGGATGTTACCACAACGCAGCTGTATAAAACCCTGAAAGATATTGCAAGGAAACATTATACAGTGAAAGAAGAGCCCATCCACATTGGTGCCAGGGGATATACAGCACATTCCGGAGATGGAAATGGCCAGGAAATAGTAGTTATGAAGATACCTGGAGAAGATGAAAATGTACTGCATACATTGATACATGAAATGTCCCATGCACGGCTAGATCACCTGAACAGGAAAGATATTCCATATGGCATTGGAGAAGCTGAAGCCGAATTGTCCACATACCTTGTAGGGCAGCATTTCGGGTATAATTTTAAGGATGACTCTGCTGGATATATGAAAGGGTGGCTTGATAACGCCAAACAGGATGGCCACACCCTGAGCAATGAGAATCTGGATAGGGCAATGAACAATGCCAGGCATATAATCCAGGATATAAATGCAATG of the Ferroplasma sp. genome contains:
- a CDS encoding MJ0042-type zinc finger domain-containing protein — translated: MTENNGEDVINEIKSRWIAKTGKNDYDIAHDSVWLIQWFYHRIRKNRNVIALFVGDTGSGKSYSSIRLAERLDPNFSADRIVFTVQDFIRLVNSDLPRGSVIIFDDAGLGIPAREWQNMASKIFGRATQGFRYKQILTFITVPDESFIERQSRKLVHIKFEATDVQGVMKPKLTSRNPFDPERPLAKYPRIRRGISEIQIKTVKFALPSKELREKYEDAKNKYMQNKFKDFEDQLNMIGQGNTVMKNGKPAIHLQCDECGYEWDYTGSRAMARCPNCDGRIYIADIEEKENSGRRVRCTHCGYAWEYSGSAKRTKCPDCGGYVNTRTDREGTA